A single genomic interval of Arthrobacter globiformis harbors:
- a CDS encoding acyl-CoA thioesterase: MSETAANSVTLRFLAAPMDVGHSGSVDAGTVLEWVDKAAYAAAVGWAKSYCVTAYVGNIHFADPVNIGDMVEVTATIVYTGRSSMHIRTVVSSGDPKGGPATMRSQCMVIFVAVGEDGKPIPVKQFEPITAEELEQRDHALARIGIREQIVEAMSGQEYTDAGTAERVVLRFMAAPTDVNWGGKVHGGIVMKWIDEAAYVCASRYCGRDTVAVFSGGVRFYRPLLIGHVVEVEARLVYTGTKGMHVAVHVRSGDPKGRELNLTTYCLTVMVARDAEGTSIPIPAWTPVSEEDKRLHAHARELLEIRAAAPGNRLPNHLLQSQPH; this comes from the coding sequence ATGAGCGAGACTGCCGCCAACTCCGTAACCCTCCGCTTCCTTGCCGCCCCCATGGACGTGGGCCACAGCGGATCCGTTGACGCGGGAACGGTGCTCGAGTGGGTGGACAAGGCGGCATATGCGGCCGCAGTGGGCTGGGCCAAGTCCTACTGCGTCACCGCCTACGTGGGAAACATCCACTTCGCAGACCCGGTGAACATCGGCGACATGGTGGAGGTGACGGCCACCATCGTCTATACGGGCCGCTCCTCCATGCATATCCGTACAGTGGTCTCGTCCGGGGACCCCAAGGGTGGGCCGGCCACCATGCGGAGCCAGTGCATGGTGATCTTTGTGGCGGTTGGCGAGGACGGGAAACCCATCCCGGTAAAGCAGTTCGAGCCGATAACGGCGGAAGAACTGGAACAGCGGGACCACGCCCTGGCACGGATCGGTATCCGTGAGCAGATCGTCGAAGCCATGAGCGGCCAGGAATATACCGACGCCGGCACCGCCGAGCGCGTCGTCCTGCGGTTCATGGCGGCGCCCACCGACGTGAACTGGGGCGGAAAAGTCCACGGCGGCATCGTGATGAAGTGGATCGATGAGGCGGCATATGTCTGCGCCTCTCGCTACTGCGGCCGGGATACGGTTGCTGTCTTCTCCGGTGGAGTCCGCTTTTACCGGCCGCTGCTGATTGGCCACGTGGTGGAGGTGGAGGCCCGGCTGGTCTATACGGGCACCAAGGGCATGCACGTTGCCGTACATGTCCGCTCCGGGGACCCCAAGGGCCGTGAACTGAACCTAACCACTTACTGCCTCACCGTGATGGTTGCCCGCGACGCCGAGGGCACCTCGATCCCCATCCCTGCATGGACCCCCGTGTCCGAGGAGGACAAGCGGCTCCACGCCCATGCGCGGGAGCTCCTGGAGATCAGGGCAGCAGCCCCGGGGAACAGGCTGCCCAACCACCTGCTGCAGTCGCAACCGCACTAG
- a CDS encoding TFIIB-type zinc ribbon-containing protein, whose product MKCPIDSSDLVMSERSGVEIDYCPQCRGVWLDRGELDKIIDRVDAGAPAAPAAPVPPAPALPAPGSAPPPLYRNFEPRGDEPRREQQRYDDRNYGKGYDRDYDRRRPKKKEGWLGDLFDF is encoded by the coding sequence TGAGCGAACGCAGCGGCGTGGAAATCGACTACTGCCCCCAGTGCCGGGGTGTGTGGCTGGACCGCGGCGAACTGGACAAAATCATCGACCGCGTCGACGCCGGGGCGCCGGCGGCACCTGCGGCGCCCGTTCCCCCTGCTCCGGCGTTACCCGCGCCTGGCAGCGCACCTCCGCCGCTGTACCGCAACTTCGAACCGCGGGGTGACGAACCGCGGCGTGAACAGCAGCGCTACGACGACCGGAACTACGGCAAGGGATACGACCGCGACTATGACCGCCGCCGCCCCAAGAAGAAGGAAGGCTGGCTGGGGGATCTGTTCGACTTCTGA
- a CDS encoding DUF2277 domain-containing protein: MCRNIRTLHNYEPHATSEEIHAAALQYVRKVSGSTKPSKANEEAFEHAVHEIAHVTQHLLDSLVSHAPAKDRDEEAAKAKARSAVRFGTA, translated from the coding sequence ATGTGCCGGAATATCCGTACCCTCCACAACTACGAACCGCACGCTACGTCCGAGGAGATACACGCCGCAGCGCTGCAGTACGTACGCAAAGTGAGCGGCAGTACCAAGCCGTCGAAGGCGAATGAGGAGGCGTTCGAGCACGCCGTGCACGAGATAGCACACGTGACCCAGCACCTGCTCGACTCCCTCGTTAGCCACGCTCCCGCCAAGGACCGCGACGAGGAGGCGGCCAAGGCGAAGGCCCGCTCGGCCGTCCGCTTCGGTACTGCCTGA
- a CDS encoding heavy metal translocating P-type ATPase — protein MGTEHLSAGPASRVIELDVEGMTCASCVNRVEKKLAKLEGVQATVNLPLETAHVTVPAGITDQQITDQVASAGYKARIKRPAHGSQEEESARHEAIATSAEVDPHHEDHMSHGGKASELKPRLLVAAGLAVPVFLISMFPAFQFSNWGWVVGALALPVVSWAAWPFHKAAAVNARHFASTMDTLVSLGVIAAYLFSAWQLLADPRLTEHPGMEQMGAGSGGLYFEVASVVTTFLLLGRFLEANAKSKAGDALRALLDLGAKDATILQDGAEVKIPASRLAVGDLIVVRPGEKIATDGVVVDGASAVDASLVTGESVPVDVGPGSLVTGATINASGRMLVRATRVGAETTLAQMGRLVSQAQTGKAPIARLADRISATFVPVVLAIALLTFAGWLLAAGPDITGPELRSAFTAAVAVLVIACPCALGLATPVGLLTGTGRGAQLGILIKGPQVLEDTRTVDTILLDKTGTVTSGQLSVEATVAFASFSEAEVLRLAGAVESASEHPIAAAIAAAARSAVPATGQRSHTSRSGSEADDGAALPAVVGFHSAPGGGVVGTVEGRLVIAGRSGWLRDNGVEPPPAQDQALRAAEQSGATAIWVAVDGETAGIVELRDTVKAGSQAAVARLKALGLRPMLLTGDNAAVAAQVAAAVGIAAEDVFAGVLPEGKVEAVRRLQAGGATVAMAGDGVNDAAALAQADLGIAMGSGTDVAIEAADLTVMGNDLGQVATAIELSRRTLATIKTNLFWAFFYNAMGIPLAALGLLNPMIAGVAMAASSVLVVANSLRLRRFGR, from the coding sequence ATGGGCACCGAACATCTTTCCGCAGGCCCCGCCAGCCGGGTGATCGAACTCGACGTCGAGGGCATGACCTGCGCGTCGTGCGTGAACCGTGTGGAAAAGAAGCTGGCCAAGCTCGAAGGCGTCCAGGCCACCGTCAACCTCCCCTTGGAAACAGCCCACGTGACCGTCCCGGCCGGCATCACGGACCAACAGATCACAGACCAGGTAGCCTCAGCCGGTTACAAGGCAAGGATCAAACGACCTGCGCACGGAAGCCAAGAAGAAGAGAGCGCCCGGCACGAGGCCATAGCGACTTCGGCGGAGGTCGACCCGCACCACGAAGACCACATGTCGCACGGCGGCAAGGCATCAGAGCTGAAGCCGCGCCTGCTCGTCGCTGCGGGTCTGGCCGTGCCGGTGTTCCTCATCTCGATGTTCCCGGCTTTCCAGTTCTCCAACTGGGGCTGGGTGGTGGGCGCGCTGGCACTGCCGGTGGTCAGCTGGGCGGCGTGGCCGTTCCACAAGGCGGCGGCCGTCAACGCCCGCCACTTCGCGTCCACCATGGACACCCTGGTATCGCTCGGTGTCATCGCCGCCTACCTGTTCTCCGCCTGGCAGCTCCTCGCCGACCCCCGCCTCACCGAACACCCCGGCATGGAGCAGATGGGCGCTGGCTCGGGCGGCCTGTACTTCGAGGTGGCCAGCGTGGTCACCACGTTCCTTCTGCTGGGCCGGTTCCTGGAGGCGAACGCCAAGTCGAAGGCCGGTGACGCCCTGCGCGCCCTCCTGGACCTGGGCGCCAAGGACGCTACCATCCTGCAAGACGGCGCCGAGGTAAAGATCCCGGCAAGCCGGCTGGCGGTCGGGGACCTGATCGTGGTCCGCCCGGGCGAAAAGATCGCCACCGACGGCGTGGTGGTGGACGGCGCCTCGGCGGTGGACGCCTCGCTGGTCACCGGCGAATCCGTTCCCGTGGACGTCGGTCCGGGCAGCCTTGTCACCGGTGCCACCATCAACGCGTCCGGCCGGATGCTGGTCCGGGCCACGCGCGTCGGCGCGGAAACCACCTTGGCCCAGATGGGGCGGCTCGTTTCCCAGGCGCAGACAGGAAAGGCGCCCATCGCCCGGCTTGCTGACCGCATCAGCGCAACATTCGTGCCGGTGGTCCTGGCCATTGCCCTTCTCACGTTCGCCGGCTGGCTGCTGGCAGCTGGGCCTGACATCACCGGCCCGGAGCTCCGCTCGGCCTTCACGGCCGCAGTGGCCGTGCTGGTCATCGCCTGCCCCTGCGCCCTTGGCCTGGCTACCCCCGTGGGTCTCCTGACCGGCACCGGCCGCGGCGCGCAACTGGGCATCCTCATCAAGGGCCCGCAGGTCCTGGAGGACACCCGCACGGTGGACACCATCCTGCTGGACAAGACCGGAACCGTCACCAGCGGCCAGCTCTCCGTCGAGGCCACCGTGGCATTCGCTTCGTTCAGCGAGGCGGAAGTCCTGCGGCTGGCCGGTGCGGTCGAGTCGGCGTCGGAGCATCCGATCGCCGCCGCGATCGCCGCCGCCGCACGGTCAGCCGTGCCCGCCACGGGCCAGCGGTCGCACACCAGCCGCAGCGGCAGTGAAGCGGACGACGGCGCCGCCCTGCCCGCCGTCGTCGGCTTCCATTCCGCGCCGGGCGGCGGAGTGGTGGGAACCGTGGAAGGCCGGCTCGTGATTGCCGGGCGCAGCGGGTGGCTGCGGGACAACGGCGTGGAGCCCCCGCCGGCACAGGATCAGGCGCTCCGCGCCGCGGAACAGTCCGGTGCCACGGCCATCTGGGTGGCAGTCGACGGCGAGACGGCCGGCATCGTCGAGTTGCGGGACACGGTCAAAGCGGGCTCGCAGGCCGCTGTCGCACGGCTTAAGGCCCTCGGGCTGCGGCCCATGCTGCTCACGGGCGACAACGCCGCGGTCGCAGCCCAGGTGGCCGCCGCCGTCGGTATTGCCGCGGAGGATGTTTTCGCTGGCGTCCTGCCCGAGGGCAAGGTGGAAGCGGTCCGTCGGCTGCAGGCTGGCGGCGCGACCGTGGCCATGGCAGGAGACGGCGTGAACGACGCCGCGGCCCTGGCGCAGGCCGATCTGGGCATCGCGATGGGCTCCGGCACGGACGTGGCGATCGAAGCCGCCGACCTGACCGTGATGGGCAACGACCTGGGGCAGGTGGCCACCGCGATCGAACTGTCCCGCCGCACCCTGGCCACCATCAAGACCAACCTTTTCTGGGCCTTCTTCTACAACGCGATGGGCATTCCACTGGCGGCCCTCGGCCTGCTCAATCCGATGATCGCAGGCGTGGCCATGGCAGCGAGCTCGGTGCTGGTGGTGGCTAACTCGCTGAGGCTCCGCCGCTTCGGCAGATAG
- the aztD gene encoding zinc metallochaperone AztD, which yields MVAACGAALLLSGCAGSPGQETAESSASTSQNVANAEPTELRAPKPRLVYTYAGGVGVLDAATLEPVAAGVELEGYNRISPAGDGRHVLVAAGDSFRVLDAGVWTERHGDHGHSYAARPTLTDQAFEASKPGHVVRHAGRTVLFSDGSGKVESFESAALGELSGDGLPETTTYTAPEAHHGVAVELEDGKLLVTVGDEEARNAVALLGPATGSSGSAGSSGETGWDRKEIVRSQNCPGVHGEAVAGENTVIFGCEDGMLVFRDGKFSKVSSPDAYGRMGNQAGSPASPVVLGDYKVDKDAVLERPTRISLVNTDTKALKLVELGTSYSFRSLGRGPAGEALVLGTDGALHVLNPVTGATVSTIPVIAAWQEPEAWQDPRPTLYVQGSTAYVTEPATRELHAVDLKTGKTVRTAMLVHTPDELTGVTG from the coding sequence GTGGTGGCAGCCTGCGGAGCTGCTCTCCTCCTGTCCGGCTGCGCAGGAAGCCCGGGACAGGAGACGGCCGAAAGTTCTGCCAGCACTTCCCAGAACGTCGCGAACGCAGAACCCACGGAGCTTCGCGCCCCTAAGCCGCGCCTGGTCTACACCTACGCTGGCGGCGTCGGAGTGCTGGACGCCGCAACCCTTGAGCCCGTAGCGGCGGGCGTTGAGCTGGAGGGCTACAACCGCATCAGCCCTGCAGGGGACGGCCGTCACGTCCTGGTGGCGGCGGGCGACTCGTTCCGCGTCCTCGACGCCGGCGTCTGGACCGAGCGGCACGGCGACCACGGCCACTCCTACGCTGCCCGGCCCACACTGACGGATCAAGCATTCGAGGCGAGCAAGCCTGGCCACGTGGTACGGCACGCCGGAAGGACCGTCCTGTTCAGCGACGGGTCCGGCAAGGTGGAGTCCTTTGAGTCGGCAGCCCTCGGAGAGCTGTCGGGGGACGGCCTTCCGGAGACGACGACCTACACGGCGCCCGAGGCCCACCACGGCGTGGCGGTGGAGCTGGAGGACGGCAAGCTGCTGGTGACGGTGGGGGACGAGGAGGCCCGCAACGCCGTGGCCCTCCTGGGGCCGGCCACGGGTTCTTCCGGGAGTGCGGGTTCGTCCGGGGAGACGGGCTGGGACCGCAAGGAGATCGTCCGCAGCCAGAACTGCCCCGGGGTCCATGGCGAGGCAGTGGCTGGCGAAAACACCGTGATTTTCGGATGTGAGGACGGGATGCTGGTGTTCAGGGACGGCAAGTTCTCCAAGGTGTCCAGTCCTGATGCCTACGGCCGGATGGGCAACCAGGCCGGTTCACCGGCGTCGCCCGTGGTGCTCGGGGACTACAAGGTGGACAAAGACGCGGTCCTGGAGCGGCCTACCAGGATTTCGCTGGTGAACACGGATACGAAGGCCCTGAAGCTGGTGGAACTCGGTACGAGCTATTCGTTCCGGTCGCTGGGGCGCGGGCCGGCCGGGGAAGCGCTGGTCCTCGGTACGGACGGCGCGCTGCACGTCCTCAACCCGGTGACAGGCGCCACCGTGTCTACGATCCCCGTCATTGCCGCCTGGCAGGAGCCTGAGGCGTGGCAGGACCCCCGGCCAACCCTGTACGTCCAGGGATCTACCGCCTATGTAACCGAGCCGGCAACGCGGGAACTCCACGCCGTTGACCTGAAGACGGGCAAGACCGTCCGCACGGCAATGCTGGTTCACACGCCGGATGAGCTGACGGGTGTCACCGGCTGA
- a CDS encoding CGNR zinc finger domain-containing protein: MVFAPDTELSLRFVVNLINSAANGEESLATVEDLDAFLRQEGFTGSRTHDAAELASIHALRAELATLWTANEDAAVATVNRLLREARALPQLLKHDQWDWHLHATTHDAPLVDRMGTEAAMALVDVIRSKEMDRMLVCAADDCNAAVLDLSRNRSKRYCDTGNCANRAHVAAYRARRASGE, encoded by the coding sequence GTGGTTTTTGCCCCTGACACGGAACTCTCACTGCGCTTCGTGGTGAACCTCATCAACTCTGCCGCTAATGGCGAGGAAAGCCTGGCTACGGTGGAGGACCTCGACGCGTTCCTGCGGCAGGAGGGCTTCACCGGCTCCCGCACCCACGACGCCGCCGAACTGGCCAGCATCCACGCACTGCGCGCAGAACTGGCAACACTGTGGACCGCCAACGAGGATGCGGCCGTGGCCACTGTGAACCGCCTCCTGCGGGAAGCCCGCGCACTCCCCCAACTCCTCAAGCACGACCAGTGGGACTGGCACCTGCACGCCACCACGCACGATGCCCCGCTGGTGGACAGGATGGGCACCGAAGCCGCCATGGCGCTGGTGGACGTGATCCGCAGCAAGGAGATGGACCGCATGCTGGTGTGCGCGGCCGATGACTGCAACGCGGCGGTCCTCGACCTCAGCCGCAACCGGTCCAAGCGGTACTGCGACACCGGAAACTGCGCCAACCGCGCGCATGTCGCGGCCTACCGTGCGCGCCGCGCCAGCGGGGAGTAA
- a CDS encoding MATE family efflux transporter: MPPSPSAAVSTPKPDSHGREILRLAVPAFGALIAEPLFLLADSAIVGHLGVAQLAGVGLASAVLHTAVGLMVFLAYSTTPAVARAVGDGQIGRALAAGRDGVWLALLLGTALALAGFLAAEPLIGLMGPSPEIRTFAVDYLRWSMPGLVAMLLIFAGTGVLRGLQDTRTPLVVATAGFTLNIVLNLVLVYGLGLSVVGSAVGTSIAQWAMAAVYLVMVQRNARHHGVSLLPDWHGIRAMTKVGSWLMLRTLSLRIAILATVLVVTAQGAVNLAAHQLAMTVFTFLAFALDALAIAAQALIGKELGASNPAKARTLTRTMTRWGTGFGVATGVLLAVAAPFAGALFTPDAGVQSVLTAALWVLAAGQPLAGYVFVLDGVLIGAGDAKYLAIAGVVNLAVYLPLLLAVPLAGADGAAALVWVWVAFSLGYMCARGLTLGLRARTDRWMVLGS, from the coding sequence GTGCCCCCATCGCCTTCCGCCGCCGTTTCCACTCCCAAGCCCGACAGTCACGGCCGTGAAATCCTCCGGCTTGCCGTTCCCGCCTTCGGCGCGCTGATCGCGGAACCGCTCTTTCTGCTGGCCGACTCGGCCATTGTGGGACATCTGGGCGTTGCCCAGTTGGCCGGTGTGGGGCTGGCCTCGGCGGTGCTGCACACCGCGGTGGGGCTGATGGTTTTCCTGGCGTACTCCACCACCCCTGCCGTGGCGCGCGCGGTGGGGGATGGCCAAATCGGAAGGGCACTTGCTGCCGGGCGCGACGGCGTCTGGCTTGCCTTGTTGCTCGGGACTGCTCTGGCGCTGGCTGGCTTCCTCGCCGCGGAGCCGCTGATCGGGCTCATGGGCCCGAGCCCGGAGATCCGCACCTTCGCCGTGGACTACCTGCGCTGGTCCATGCCCGGGCTGGTCGCGATGCTGCTGATCTTCGCCGGCACGGGCGTGCTGAGGGGGCTGCAGGACACCCGGACACCATTGGTGGTGGCCACGGCGGGATTCACGCTGAACATCGTGCTGAACCTGGTGCTGGTTTACGGACTCGGACTGTCCGTCGTCGGGTCTGCTGTGGGAACCAGCATCGCGCAGTGGGCCATGGCCGCGGTGTATCTGGTAATGGTGCAGCGCAACGCCCGGCACCACGGCGTCAGCCTGCTGCCCGACTGGCATGGGATCCGGGCCATGACCAAGGTGGGCTCCTGGCTCATGCTGCGCACCCTGAGCCTCCGCATCGCCATCCTCGCCACCGTGCTCGTGGTCACGGCCCAGGGTGCCGTGAACCTGGCTGCGCACCAGCTGGCCATGACAGTCTTCACCTTCCTCGCCTTCGCACTGGACGCCCTGGCCATCGCCGCGCAGGCGCTGATCGGCAAGGAGCTGGGAGCCTCCAACCCCGCCAAGGCGCGGACCCTGACCCGGACCATGACCCGCTGGGGTACCGGCTTTGGTGTGGCCACCGGCGTGCTGCTCGCCGTGGCGGCCCCGTTCGCAGGGGCCCTCTTCACGCCCGACGCCGGCGTCCAGTCGGTCCTGACCGCGGCACTGTGGGTACTGGCCGCGGGCCAGCCCCTGGCCGGGTACGTGTTCGTCCTGGACGGGGTGCTGATCGGGGCCGGCGACGCGAAGTATCTGGCGATTGCCGGCGTCGTGAATCTTGCGGTGTACCTTCCGCTGCTGCTTGCGGTGCCGCTGGCCGGGGCCGACGGCGCGGCGGCGCTGGTGTGGGTGTGGGTGGCCTTTTCGCTGGGCTACATGTGCGCCCGCGGCCTGACGCTGGGGCTGCGGGCCAGGACAGACCGCTGGATGGTGCTCGGCTCATAG
- a CDS encoding DoxX family protein: protein MNQSTQTTTALTILRVIAGFLFAAHGWQKFSEFTIAGTQASFAKMGVPAAEVAAPVVATLELVGGIALILGVLTRVFAALLALDMLGALFLVHASAGVFVATGGYELVLLLAAGAAAIALAGAGRFSADAALFGRSNSKLKVLA, encoded by the coding sequence ATGAACCAGTCCACCCAGACCACCACAGCCCTGACGATCCTGCGAGTGATCGCGGGATTCCTCTTCGCCGCGCACGGCTGGCAGAAGTTCAGCGAATTCACCATCGCCGGGACGCAGGCATCCTTCGCCAAGATGGGGGTTCCGGCCGCTGAGGTCGCCGCCCCAGTCGTCGCCACCCTGGAGTTGGTGGGCGGCATTGCCCTCATCCTCGGCGTGCTGACCCGCGTCTTCGCCGCCCTGCTCGCCCTGGACATGCTTGGCGCCCTCTTCCTGGTCCATGCCTCGGCCGGAGTCTTCGTCGCCACCGGCGGCTACGAGCTGGTTCTCCTGCTTGCAGCCGGGGCAGCGGCCATCGCCCTTGCCGGAGCCGGCCGCTTCTCGGCTGACGCAGCTCTGTTCGGCCGCAGCAACTCGAAGCTCAAGGTTCTCGCGTAA
- a CDS encoding universal stress protein: MDAEHFSGPPPLLVGMVPGQHPEVLKTAVTLAQKLSAPLLCAYVDEASYLVEWDPARSAHRLSLHPDRDDDDIRSVTTDLKSAIGSAMQDGGPAWTLRTLAGDPARALGRLASEVDAPMIIVGTPERGFGHRITELLNGSVAAWLTHHQSRPVLVVPFRMAAHQDRAE; encoded by the coding sequence ATGGATGCAGAGCATTTCAGCGGCCCGCCTCCCCTCCTAGTGGGTATGGTTCCCGGCCAGCATCCGGAGGTCCTCAAGACCGCCGTCACCCTGGCCCAAAAGCTGTCCGCCCCGCTGCTGTGCGCCTACGTGGACGAGGCAAGCTACCTGGTTGAGTGGGATCCCGCGCGCTCTGCGCACCGGCTTTCCCTGCATCCCGACAGGGACGACGACGACATCCGTTCAGTAACGACGGATCTGAAGTCGGCCATCGGCTCGGCCATGCAGGACGGAGGGCCGGCGTGGACCTTGCGCACGCTGGCCGGGGATCCCGCCCGGGCCCTCGGCAGGCTGGCATCGGAAGTCGATGCTCCGATGATCATCGTGGGCACGCCGGAGCGCGGCTTCGGGCACCGGATCACGGAACTCCTGAACGGCTCCGTGGCTGCCTGGCTCACCCACCATCAAAGCCGTCCCGTGCTGGTGGTCCCGTTCCGGATGGCCGCACACCAGGACCGGGCCGAATAG
- a CDS encoding metal-sensitive transcriptional regulator, with protein METSEGRTPTAPNEEAIAEAPQHGYTADKDAYLRRLRRIEGQVRGIARMVEEDKYCIDILTQVAAVTKALHAVSLGLVEEHIGHCVVGAASEPDPDLRAEAIDLKVKEAAGAIGRLLR; from the coding sequence ATGGAAACTTCCGAAGGACGGACGCCGACGGCGCCTAACGAAGAAGCGATTGCTGAAGCCCCGCAGCACGGCTACACGGCCGACAAGGATGCGTACCTGCGCCGTCTCCGACGGATCGAGGGACAGGTCCGTGGAATTGCCCGGATGGTTGAGGAAGACAAGTACTGCATCGACATCCTGACGCAGGTGGCGGCCGTGACCAAGGCCCTGCACGCCGTCAGCTTGGGCCTTGTGGAAGAACACATTGGCCATTGCGTTGTCGGGGCGGCCTCCGAACCTGATCCTGACCTGCGGGCTGAAGCCATCGACCTCAAGGTCAAGGAGGCGGCGGGTGCCATCGGACGCCTGCTGCGCTAG
- a CDS encoding heavy-metal-associated domain-containing protein has product MSTISTKVHVSGMTCGHCVSAVSEELEALAGVEEIDIDLNAGGVSTVTITSTQKLSPSEIGEAVAEAGYLVVANEA; this is encoded by the coding sequence ATGAGCACCATCTCCACCAAAGTCCACGTCTCCGGCATGACCTGCGGGCACTGCGTATCGGCCGTCAGCGAGGAGCTCGAGGCGCTGGCCGGCGTCGAGGAGATCGACATCGACCTCAATGCCGGCGGCGTTTCGACTGTCACCATCACCTCCACGCAGAAACTCTCCCCCTCCGAAATCGGCGAGGCTGTGGCCGAGGCGGGCTACCTGGTGGTGGCCAACGAGGCCTGA
- a CDS encoding EamA family transporter, whose amino-acid sequence MAGTPAAVTAPASAKASGFVASGLGIALFSSAVFGLSGSFAKSLLETGWTPGAAVTARLTAAALILAIPAVPALRGRWTQLRSNWVTIVLFGLIGVAACQLFYFNAVDRLSVGVALLLEYLAPVLIVLWLWVASRKRPRPLTVAGTLLSLGGLVLVLDLTGAVKIDAVGVFWGLAAAVCLAMYFFITAKQNDTLPPIVLASGGLLVGAAVMWLTAATGLLPMAISTADTKLGPWTTPWWVPLGGLVLLATVLAYVSGIMAARALGSKVASFVSLTEVLFAVIWAWLLLGELPGPIQLLGGVLIVGGVLFVRLDELRGAKAEDQAAVTGPLDLANDVEPVP is encoded by the coding sequence ATGGCAGGCACTCCGGCAGCCGTCACGGCCCCGGCCTCGGCAAAGGCCTCCGGCTTCGTTGCGTCAGGACTGGGCATCGCCCTCTTTTCGTCTGCCGTCTTCGGGCTTTCCGGCTCCTTTGCCAAGTCACTGCTGGAGACCGGCTGGACACCCGGGGCCGCCGTGACTGCCCGGCTGACAGCGGCCGCACTCATCCTCGCCATTCCCGCTGTTCCGGCGCTTCGCGGGCGCTGGACCCAGCTGCGGTCCAACTGGGTCACGATCGTGCTGTTTGGCCTGATCGGTGTGGCTGCATGCCAGCTGTTCTACTTCAACGCCGTGGACCGGCTATCCGTTGGTGTGGCGCTCCTGCTCGAATACCTCGCCCCGGTGTTGATCGTCCTGTGGCTCTGGGTGGCCAGCCGGAAGCGGCCCCGCCCCCTGACAGTAGCGGGGACGCTGCTGTCCCTGGGCGGTCTCGTCCTCGTCCTGGACCTCACCGGTGCAGTGAAAATCGACGCCGTCGGTGTGTTCTGGGGTCTCGCCGCTGCCGTCTGCTTGGCCATGTACTTCTTCATCACGGCCAAGCAGAATGACACCCTGCCGCCCATCGTTCTCGCGTCGGGCGGGCTTCTGGTAGGTGCCGCGGTGATGTGGCTGACGGCAGCCACCGGACTCCTCCCCATGGCCATCAGCACGGCCGACACCAAACTCGGCCCGTGGACCACCCCATGGTGGGTTCCGCTGGGCGGCCTCGTGCTGCTGGCCACCGTTCTGGCCTACGTCTCGGGGATCATGGCTGCACGCGCACTCGGCTCCAAGGTGGCCTCGTTCGTATCCCTCACTGAGGTCCTGTTCGCCGTGATCTGGGCCTGGCTGTTGCTTGGCGAACTGCCCGGCCCCATCCAGCTCCTCGGCGGCGTGCTGATTGTAGGCGGGGTACTGTTCGTCCGGCTGGATGAGCTCCGGGGAGCCAAAGCGGAAGACCAGGCAGCGGTGACTGGACCGCTTGACCTCGCGAACGACGTCGAACCCGTCCCCTGA